The following proteins come from a genomic window of Flavobacterium eburneipallidum:
- a CDS encoding bifunctional GNAT family N-acetyltransferase/carbon-nitrogen hydrolase family protein has protein sequence MQTEINKVELRNLKIADYKELKKSMIEAYPEMVDNYWNESDIKKLLKLFPEGQLVILVDDVVVGSALSIIVFEDLVDQNHDYAKITGNYTFSTHTAKGDILYGIDVFIIPKYRGLRLGRRLYDARKEICEQLNLKSIVFAGRIPNYVNYAQELTPKEYIDKVKRKEIHDPVLSFQLSNDFHVMRVMKNYLEGDKKSKEFAVLLEWNNIYYNESPKIINLDKSVIRLGLIQWQMRPLGNLEALFEQSEFFIDAVSGYTSDFAVFPELFIAPLMADYNHLSEADAIRELAKYAEPIRKRFQELAISYNINIITGSMPQLIDGTLYNSGFLCRRDGTYETYTKIHITPNEVFHWGITGGNTIQTFDTDCGKIGIMICYDVEFPELSRLMADEGMNILFVPFLTDTQNGYTRVKHCAQARAIENECYVAIAGCVGNLPKVNNMDIQYAQTAVFTPSDFAFPSNGIKAETTPNTEMTLIVDVDLDLLKELHEHGSVKILKDRRTDLYEIRRKKKA, from the coding sequence ATGCAAACCGAAATCAATAAAGTAGAACTGCGGAATTTAAAGATAGCCGACTATAAAGAATTGAAAAAGTCAATGATAGAAGCCTATCCAGAGATGGTAGATAATTATTGGAATGAATCCGATATCAAAAAATTGTTGAAATTATTTCCAGAAGGACAGCTTGTAATTTTAGTAGATGATGTGGTTGTGGGTTCCGCTTTGTCGATTATTGTATTCGAAGATTTGGTAGATCAAAATCACGATTACGCCAAAATTACGGGAAATTATACTTTTTCAACTCATACCGCCAAAGGAGACATTTTATATGGAATTGATGTATTTATAATTCCAAAGTATAGAGGTCTGCGTTTGGGACGACGTTTATATGACGCACGTAAAGAAATTTGTGAACAACTCAATCTGAAATCAATTGTGTTTGCAGGACGTATTCCGAATTATGTGAATTATGCTCAAGAATTAACACCAAAAGAATACATCGACAAAGTAAAAAGAAAAGAAATTCACGATCCAGTACTATCTTTTCAGTTGAGTAATGATTTTCACGTCATGCGTGTGATGAAAAATTACTTGGAAGGCGATAAAAAATCAAAGGAATTTGCCGTTTTATTGGAATGGAACAACATCTATTATAATGAAAGTCCAAAAATCATTAATCTCGATAAAAGCGTTATCCGATTAGGATTGATCCAATGGCAAATGCGCCCTTTAGGGAATTTGGAAGCCTTATTCGAACAATCCGAATTTTTTATTGATGCCGTTTCAGGTTACACGAGCGATTTTGCTGTTTTTCCCGAATTATTTATCGCTCCGTTGATGGCAGATTACAATCATTTATCTGAAGCTGATGCCATCAGGGAACTTGCCAAATATGCCGAACCCATTCGCAAACGCTTTCAGGAACTGGCCATTTCCTACAACATCAATATCATCACTGGAAGTATGCCTCAATTAATTGACGGAACGCTATACAATTCAGGATTTTTATGCAGAAGAGACGGAACATACGAAACCTATACAAAAATTCATATCACGCCAAATGAAGTATTCCATTGGGGAATAACTGGAGGCAATACCATTCAGACATTTGATACCGATTGTGGAAAAATAGGCATTATGATTTGTTATGACGTCGAATTCCCCGAATTATCCCGTTTGATGGCAGACGAAGGAATGAACATTCTTTTTGTTCCTTTCCTGACCGACACACAAAATGGGTACACACGAGTAAAACATTGCGCACAGGCACGAGCTATTGAAAACGAATGTTATGTAGCCATAGCGGGTTGCGTCGGAAATCTGCCCAAGGTAAATAATATGGATATTCAGTATGCACAAACTGCTGTTTTCACCCCTTCCGATTTTGCTTTTCCGAGCAATGGTATCAAAGCGGAAACCACTCCAAATACTGAAATGACTCTAATTGTTGATGTTGATTTGGATTTATTGAAAGAATTACACGAACACGGAAGCGTCAAAATACTGAAAGACCGCCGAACCGATTTATACGAAATCAGAAGAAAGAAAAAAGCATAA
- a CDS encoding OmpA family protein encodes MKKILLTLTFALALNSVSAQTETVETKNSDFNKWSIELAGGFNKAQRPWTSGFRTDTPNFFVGDLGVRYMFNNQFGLKADFGCNTFEEKNGTNNFSTRYYRVDLQGVANLGRIMNFETWTNTIGLLGHAGFGVAQLEDQNSALTDKMANFIVGVTGQVKLTNRIALTADLTTILNAKQNANFDAALTGPGGGFEGILFNGTVGVTVYLGKNAKHADWVVLNDDRFSAIDARFMAIENKMLDSDKDGVADYLDEEANTPAGSLVDTKGKSIDKNNNGVADATEDFILKNYGSGNTSPLLSNNELITSLINGGYVATYYDFNQSTPTSDSTGNTDFILTYLRNNPSASVEITGHADEIGSSAYNDKLSKARATNVKSTLTAAGIAESRLTIVAAGEDTSVNKNSDAARKLVRKVTFRVK; translated from the coding sequence ATGAAAAAAATCTTACTTACTTTAACATTTGCATTAGCTCTAAATTCAGTTAGTGCACAAACAGAAACTGTTGAAACAAAAAACAGTGATTTCAATAAATGGTCTATAGAATTGGCTGGTGGATTCAATAAAGCACAAAGACCTTGGACTTCTGGATTCAGAACTGATACACCAAACTTTTTTGTAGGCGACCTTGGAGTTCGATACATGTTTAACAACCAATTTGGTTTGAAAGCTGATTTTGGTTGCAACACCTTTGAAGAAAAAAACGGTACTAACAATTTTAGCACTAGATACTACAGAGTAGATTTGCAAGGAGTTGCTAACTTGGGAAGAATCATGAATTTTGAAACTTGGACAAACACTATCGGATTATTAGGTCACGCTGGTTTTGGTGTTGCTCAATTAGAAGACCAAAATTCTGCTTTGACAGACAAAATGGCGAACTTTATTGTAGGTGTAACTGGACAAGTCAAATTAACTAACAGAATTGCATTAACAGCAGATTTAACTACCATACTTAATGCAAAACAAAATGCAAACTTTGACGCAGCACTAACTGGCCCTGGTGGAGGTTTCGAAGGAATCCTTTTTAACGGAACAGTAGGTGTTACTGTTTACTTGGGTAAAAACGCTAAACATGCTGACTGGGTTGTTTTGAACGATGACAGATTTTCTGCAATTGATGCTAGATTCATGGCTATCGAAAACAAAATGTTAGATTCTGACAAAGATGGTGTAGCTGATTATTTAGACGAAGAAGCAAATACTCCAGCTGGTTCACTAGTTGATACTAAAGGAAAATCTATCGACAAAAACAATAATGGTGTTGCTGATGCTACAGAAGATTTCATCTTGAAAAACTATGGTAGCGGAAACACTTCTCCATTATTAAGCAATAACGAATTGATCACTAGCTTGATCAACGGTGGTTATGTTGCTACTTATTATGACTTTAATCAATCTACTCCAACAAGCGATTCTACTGGAAACACTGATTTTATCTTAACGTATTTAAGAAATAATCCTAGTGCTTCAGTTGAAATTACAGGACACGCTGACGAAATTGGAAGTTCTGCTTACAACGATAAATTGTCTAAAGCAAGAGCAACTAATGTAAAAAGCACTTTAACTGCTGCTGGTATTGCTGAATCAAGATTAACTATCGTTGCCGCAGGTGAGGATACTTCGGTTAACAAAAATTCTGATGCTGCCAGAAAATTAGTTAGAAAAGTTACTTTCAGAGTAAAATAA
- a CDS encoding HAD family hydrolase, translated as MNLKVIAFDADDTLFINEPYFQETEQKFCALMEDYLSHQGISQELFKVEIDNLKIYGYGIKGYILSMIEAAIKISNNTIPVEVIEKIIQYGKELLEKPIELLDGVEETLQALHGKYKLVVATKGDLLDQRRKLHNSGLGHYFHHIEVMSDKQEVDYKDLLKRLEIQPEEFFMIGNSLKSDVLPVLAIGGYAVHIPFHTTWEHEKINHKVEHEHFFTVEKIADVLKKLD; from the coding sequence ATGAACCTAAAAGTAATTGCCTTCGACGCTGACGATACCTTATTTATAAACGAACCTTATTTTCAGGAAACGGAACAAAAATTCTGTGCTTTGATGGAAGACTATTTGTCACACCAAGGCATTTCACAAGAATTGTTTAAAGTAGAAATCGACAATTTAAAGATTTACGGTTACGGCATCAAAGGGTATATTCTTTCGATGATTGAAGCGGCGATAAAAATCTCGAATAATACGATTCCTGTTGAAGTCATTGAAAAAATCATCCAATACGGTAAAGAATTACTCGAAAAACCTATTGAGTTATTGGACGGAGTTGAAGAAACATTACAGGCTCTTCACGGAAAATACAAATTGGTTGTCGCTACCAAAGGCGATTTATTGGACCAACGCCGAAAATTACATAATTCAGGGTTGGGTCATTATTTTCATCATATTGAAGTGATGTCCGACAAACAAGAAGTGGATTATAAAGATTTATTAAAACGTTTGGAAATTCAACCCGAGGAGTTTTTCATGATTGGCAATTCTCTAAAATCAGATGTTTTGCCTGTTTTAGCTATTGGCGGTTATGCGGTTCATATTCCTTTTCACACCACTTGGGAACACGAAAAAATTAACCATAAAGTGGAGCACGAGCACTTTTTTACAGTAGAAAAAATAGCTGATGTCCTGAAAAAGCTGGATTGA
- a CDS encoding single-stranded DNA-binding protein, with translation MKNKVQLIGHVGQEPEIKTFDGGKKVANITMATNEVYYKENGDKVEKTEWHKVKAWGKVAEIIEKYVVKGKEICIEGKLTYSDYLDKNGEKRYVTEIVANDILLLGK, from the coding sequence ATGAAAAACAAAGTACAGTTAATCGGTCACGTAGGACAAGAGCCAGAAATCAAAACTTTTGATGGAGGGAAAAAAGTAGCCAATATCACAATGGCAACAAATGAAGTTTATTACAAAGAAAACGGAGACAAAGTAGAAAAAACCGAATGGCACAAAGTGAAAGCTTGGGGAAAAGTAGCCGAAATTATTGAAAAATATGTAGTGAAAGGCAAAGAAATTTGTATCGAAGGAAAACTAACTTATAGCGATTATTTGGATAAAAATGGAGAGAAACGCTATGTTACCGAAATTGTAGCCAATGATATTTTGCTTTTGGGGAAATAG
- a CDS encoding YfiT family bacillithiol transferase — MENTFNLEKLKFPIGQFQKPETISQNDLDSWINDIESFPSRIKNLTSSLTVEELNWIYRPQGWNIKQVVHHCADSHINSLIRFKLALTEELPTIKPYEEQLWAELADGNSNDISPSLQLIEGLHKRWVLLLKSFSSTELKRLFIHPSNKKTSTLEETIGMYAWHGNHHLAHIEQALAHKGQF; from the coding sequence ATGGAAAACACATTTAACCTCGAAAAACTGAAATTCCCGATTGGACAATTTCAAAAACCAGAAACCATTTCGCAAAATGATTTGGATAGTTGGATAAACGATATCGAAAGTTTTCCGTCCAGAATAAAGAACTTAACCTCATCTCTTACAGTCGAAGAACTCAATTGGATTTACCGCCCACAAGGTTGGAACATCAAGCAAGTAGTACATCATTGTGCCGATAGCCACATAAATAGTTTAATTCGTTTCAAATTGGCTTTGACAGAAGAACTTCCTACCATAAAACCTTATGAAGAACAACTTTGGGCAGAATTAGCAGATGGGAATTCAAATGACATTTCACCCTCGCTTCAACTTATCGAAGGGTTGCACAAACGTTGGGTTTTACTTTTGAAATCCTTTAGTTCAACAGAATTAAAGCGTCTATTTATTCATCCTTCGAACAAGAAAACTTCAACTTTAGAAGAAACCATTGGAATGTATGCCTGGCATGGTAACCATCATTTAGCACATATCGAACAAGCTTTGGCACACAAAGGTCAATTTTAA
- a CDS encoding FKBP-type peptidyl-prolyl cis-trans isomerase — translation MKYTFLALIVVLLISCNDKKKEETVIPKIDNETEILKYIADNKLKAKRTESGLYYVIEKEGTGKKPDANSEVTVAYKGSFTNKEVFDQSDAKGISFPLQNVIPGWTEGIPYFKEGGKGILLIPSELGYGPDGAGPIPGNSALIFEINLISVN, via the coding sequence ATGAAATATACATTTTTAGCTCTCATAGTCGTTCTTTTAATTTCTTGTAATGATAAGAAAAAGGAAGAAACAGTCATTCCTAAAATCGATAACGAAACAGAGATTTTAAAATACATTGCTGATAATAAATTGAAAGCAAAACGAACTGAATCGGGTTTGTATTATGTAATTGAAAAAGAAGGAACGGGGAAAAAACCTGATGCAAATTCGGAAGTTACTGTAGCGTACAAAGGCTCTTTTACTAATAAAGAAGTCTTTGATCAAAGTGATGCAAAAGGAATTTCTTTTCCATTGCAAAATGTGATTCCAGGCTGGACAGAAGGAATTCCCTATTTCAAAGAAGGAGGAAAAGGAATTCTTTTAATTCCATCTGAATTAGGTTACGGTCCCGATGGCGCTGGTCCTATTCCAGGAAATTCCGCTTTAATATTTGAAATTAATCTGATTTCGGTAAATTAA
- a CDS encoding ferritin: MLSKNIETALNKQIRIEAESSQTYLSMACWAEVSGLEGIAQFMYAQSDEERQHMLKLIKYVNERGGHAQITDLKAPKTTYETFKGMFEALYEHEIFVSNSINELVHITFSEKDYATHNFLQWYVAEQIEEEATAKTILDKINLIGDDKGGLYLFDRDIQQIAVVSAAAITPK; the protein is encoded by the coding sequence ATGTTATCAAAAAATATCGAAACAGCCTTAAATAAACAAATTCGCATTGAAGCAGAATCTTCTCAAACCTATTTGTCAATGGCATGTTGGGCAGAAGTTAGCGGATTAGAGGGAATTGCACAATTTATGTATGCTCAATCTGATGAAGAGCGCCAACACATGCTCAAATTAATAAAATACGTTAACGAACGTGGAGGTCATGCTCAAATTACCGATCTAAAAGCCCCAAAAACCACTTATGAAACATTTAAAGGAATGTTCGAAGCATTATACGAACATGAAATTTTTGTTTCTAATTCTATCAACGAATTAGTACACATTACTTTTTCTGAAAAAGATTACGCTACTCATAATTTCTTGCAATGGTATGTTGCCGAACAAATCGAAGAAGAAGCTACGGCTAAAACAATTTTGGACAAAATCAATTTGATTGGTGATGACAAAGGTGGATTGTATTTATTTGACAGAGACATTCAACAAATAGCTGTAGTAAGTGCTGCTGCTATAACCCCAAAATAG
- a CDS encoding fumarate hydratase, which yields MDFIYQDPYPILKDDTQYRKISSDFVKVEQFGDREILNVDPKGLELLAQEALKDVSFMLRTSHLEKLKAILDDPEATDNDRFVAYNLLQNAVVAIDGELPSCQDTGTAIVMAKKGENVYTGADDAEWLSKGIFNTYQERNLRYSQIVPISMFEEKNSGSNLPAQIDIYAKKGASYEFLFLAKGGGSANKTYLYQQTKSLLNEKSLDAFIRAKIMDLGTSACPPYHLALVIGGTSAEANLATVKKASAGYFDHLPTTGNMSGQAFRDLEWEKRVQQICQESAIGAQFGGKYFTHDVRVIRLPRHAASCPVGLGVSCSADRNIKGKITKDGIFVEQLEVNPKRLLPETPPHLEEAVEVDLNQPMADILKKLSQYPIKTRLKLNGTLIVARDIAHAKIKELLDAGKPMPEYFKNHPIYYAGPAKTPEGMASGSFGPTTAGRMDVYVEEFQKNGGSMVMLAKGNRTKDVMNACKTYGGFYLGSIGGPAAILAKENILSVEVVDFEELGMEAVRKITIKDFPAFIITDDKGNDFFSNL from the coding sequence ATGGACTTTATATATCAGGATCCTTATCCCATTTTAAAAGACGATACACAATACCGAAAAATCAGTTCTGATTTTGTTAAAGTAGAACAATTCGGAGATAGAGAAATCTTAAACGTTGACCCAAAAGGTTTGGAATTGTTAGCTCAAGAAGCTTTGAAAGACGTTTCTTTTATGTTGCGTACTTCGCATTTAGAAAAACTGAAAGCGATTTTGGACGATCCAGAAGCAACAGACAACGACCGTTTTGTAGCTTATAATTTATTACAAAATGCAGTGGTGGCTATTGATGGCGAATTACCTTCTTGTCAGGATACTGGAACGGCGATTGTAATGGCCAAAAAAGGAGAAAATGTATATACAGGAGCCGATGATGCCGAATGGCTTTCTAAAGGGATTTTTAACACCTACCAAGAAAGAAATCTGCGTTATTCTCAAATTGTACCCATCAGTATGTTTGAAGAAAAGAATTCAGGTTCCAATCTTCCTGCACAAATTGATATTTATGCTAAAAAAGGAGCTTCTTACGAGTTTTTGTTTTTAGCAAAAGGTGGAGGTTCTGCCAATAAAACCTATTTGTACCAACAAACGAAATCTCTATTGAATGAGAAATCATTGGATGCTTTCATCCGTGCTAAAATAATGGATTTGGGAACTTCGGCTTGTCCGCCGTATCACTTGGCTTTAGTGATTGGAGGAACTTCAGCAGAAGCCAATTTAGCTACGGTCAAAAAAGCATCAGCAGGTTATTTTGATCATTTGCCAACAACTGGAAATATGTCTGGTCAGGCTTTCCGTGATTTGGAATGGGAAAAAAGAGTGCAACAAATTTGTCAAGAAAGTGCCATCGGAGCGCAATTTGGAGGGAAATATTTCACACACGATGTTCGTGTGATTCGTCTGCCACGTCACGCTGCTTCTTGTCCGGTTGGATTGGGAGTTTCCTGTTCAGCAGATAGAAATATCAAAGGAAAAATTACCAAAGACGGTATTTTTGTAGAGCAATTGGAAGTCAATCCAAAACGTTTGTTGCCAGAAACACCACCACATTTAGAAGAAGCGGTTGAGGTTGATTTGAACCAGCCAATGGCAGATATCCTTAAAAAACTATCACAATATCCAATCAAAACTCGTTTGAAACTAAACGGAACTTTGATTGTAGCTCGTGATATTGCGCATGCCAAAATCAAAGAATTATTGGATGCCGGTAAACCAATGCCTGAATATTTTAAAAACCACCCAATCTATTATGCAGGTCCTGCAAAAACACCAGAAGGTATGGCTTCAGGAAGTTTTGGACCAACTACTGCGGGAAGAATGGACGTTTACGTAGAAGAGTTCCAAAAGAATGGTGGAAGTATGGTTATGCTTGCCAAAGGAAACCGAACCAAAGATGTCATGAATGCCTGTAAAACTTACGGTGGATTCTATTTGGGATCAATCGGTGGGCCTGCAGCAATCTTGGCCAAAGAAAACATTCTTTCAGTTGAGGTAGTAGATTTTGAAGAATTGGGTATGGAAGCCGTTCGTAAAATTACCATTAAAGACTTCCCTGCTTTTATTATTACGGATGATAAAGGAAATGATTTCTTTTCTAATTTGTAA
- a CDS encoding SDH family Clp fold serine proteinase produces the protein MKPAVDGTIHKLLNEKLIELEKKFDADFFVYYGPILDGNENSILRIIEDLANDADKKEKIYVLLTTGGGSAVAVERYVNILRHHYNEVNFIIPDYAYSAGTIFCMSGDNILMDYFSVLGPIDPQVQNKDGKWVAALGYLDKVNELIEKAKLNELTQAEFLILKDIDLAELRGYEQAKNLTIELLKKWLVKYKFKNWNKHNTNPELLGQDVTIDEKQERAKQVADKLSDSNLWKSHGRPINIEILESDILRLKIEDYSSMDFRPLIRDYSDLFFDYVKKNQIQIFIQTRKYI, from the coding sequence ATGAAACCAGCTGTTGACGGAACAATTCATAAATTATTAAATGAAAAATTAATAGAATTAGAAAAAAAATTTGATGCTGATTTTTTCGTTTATTATGGGCCAATATTGGATGGGAATGAGAATAGTATTTTAAGAATTATTGAAGATTTAGCTAATGATGCAGATAAAAAAGAAAAGATTTATGTATTATTAACGACAGGAGGTGGAAGTGCAGTTGCAGTAGAGCGATATGTGAACATCTTGAGACATCACTACAATGAAGTTAATTTTATAATTCCTGATTATGCATATAGTGCAGGAACTATATTTTGTATGAGTGGCGATAATATATTAATGGATTATTTTTCCGTTTTAGGTCCCATCGATCCACAAGTGCAAAATAAAGACGGTAAATGGGTTGCGGCTTTAGGCTATTTAGATAAAGTTAATGAACTTATTGAGAAAGCAAAACTTAATGAACTAACACAAGCTGAATTTTTAATTTTAAAAGATATTGATTTGGCTGAATTAAGAGGTTATGAACAAGCAAAAAATTTAACAATAGAACTGTTAAAAAAATGGCTCGTTAAGTATAAATTTAAAAATTGGAACAAGCATAATACTAATCCAGAACTTTTAGGTCAAGACGTTACTATTGATGAAAAACAAGAAAGAGCTAAACAGGTTGCAGACAAATTAAGTGATAGCAATTTATGGAAATCTCATGGTAGACCGATTAACATTGAGATACTAGAAAGTGATATTTTACGTTTAAAAATTGAAGATTATAGTTCTATGGATTTCAGACCTCTAATAAGAGATTATAGTGATTTATTTTTTGATTACGTTAAAAAAAATCAAATTCAAATTTTTATTCAAACAAGAAAATATATCTAA